The Devosia sp. SD17-2 genome includes a region encoding these proteins:
- a CDS encoding TRAP transporter substrate-binding protein, with protein sequence MLYLPKMAAGLAVAATLMVSGASAQTVLRSSDTHPDGYPTVEAVKKFGELLSEKTDGAYSVEVFHSAQLGQEADTIEQTQFGVLDLNRISIGAFNTQVPEATVTQLPFIFRSAEHFHNVLDGPIGEEILAAFEKVDVIALAFYDGGARSFYNSSKPINSPADMDGLKFRVMQSDIFVDMVGALGANATPMPYGEVYSGIQTGVIDGAENNYPSYDTAGHAEVAKFYSLDEHLMVPEVLVVSKVVWDGLSPEVQTAMREAAKESVPYQRDLWSAKEVESKAAVEALGATINEVDKAPFIEAMKPVYEKYVTDPQLQDLVARIQATEG encoded by the coding sequence ATGTTGTATCTGCCGAAAATGGCGGCCGGCCTTGCCGTGGCTGCGACCTTAATGGTGTCCGGGGCCAGCGCCCAGACGGTGCTGCGCTCATCGGACACCCATCCTGACGGCTATCCCACCGTGGAAGCGGTCAAGAAGTTCGGTGAGCTGCTCAGCGAAAAGACCGACGGCGCCTATAGCGTCGAAGTGTTCCACTCCGCCCAGCTGGGGCAGGAGGCCGACACCATCGAGCAGACCCAGTTCGGTGTGCTTGATCTCAACCGTATCTCGATCGGTGCTTTCAATACCCAGGTGCCGGAAGCCACCGTCACCCAGCTGCCTTTTATCTTCCGCTCCGCCGAACACTTCCACAATGTGCTCGATGGCCCGATCGGCGAAGAAATCCTGGCGGCTTTCGAGAAGGTCGATGTGATCGCGCTGGCCTTCTACGATGGCGGTGCCCGCTCGTTCTACAACAGCTCCAAGCCGATCAACTCGCCTGCCGACATGGATGGGCTCAAATTCCGCGTCATGCAGTCGGACATTTTCGTGGACATGGTCGGTGCCCTCGGCGCCAACGCCACGCCAATGCCCTATGGCGAAGTGTACTCTGGCATCCAGACCGGCGTTATCGACGGCGCTGAAAACAACTACCCGAGCTATGACACGGCCGGCCACGCTGAGGTCGCCAAGTTCTATTCGCTCGACGAGCATCTGATGGTGCCCGAAGTGCTGGTTGTCTCCAAGGTCGTCTGGGATGGCCTGTCGCCTGAAGTCCAGACCGCGATGCGCGAAGCCGCCAAGGAATCCGTGCCCTATCAGCGTGATCTCTGGTCCGCCAAGGAAGTTGAATCCAAGGCCGCCGTCGAAGCTCTCGGCGCGACGATCAACGAAGTCGACAAGGCTCCGTTCATTGAAGCGATGAAGCCGGTCTACGAGAAGTATGTCACCGATCCGCAGCTGCAGGATCTGGTCGCCCGCATCCAGGCTACTGAAGGCTGA
- a CDS encoding TRAP transporter small permease, whose protein sequence is MKESLVPVSRVLRAISNFILLLAGVGLVVMTAIVAYQVFMRYVINASPSWTEGAAIMLMSWFIFLGAAVGVRENFHMGFDVLLYALPPSGKKYLRSISDIAIFGFAFGMVYFGGELALRGWTVRIPVLGIPQTFTYLPVVISGALMMLFSLERLLARAAGEPVDEPPAELVTEA, encoded by the coding sequence GTGAAAGAAAGCCTCGTGCCTGTCAGTCGCGTGTTGCGGGCAATTTCCAACTTCATTCTCCTGCTCGCCGGCGTGGGGCTGGTCGTGATGACAGCCATCGTCGCCTACCAGGTGTTCATGCGCTATGTGATCAACGCCTCTCCGTCCTGGACCGAGGGCGCGGCGATCATGCTGATGAGCTGGTTCATCTTTCTCGGCGCCGCCGTCGGCGTGCGCGAGAATTTCCATATGGGCTTTGACGTCCTGCTCTACGCGCTGCCGCCCAGCGGCAAGAAGTATCTCCGTTCGATCAGCGACATAGCGATTTTCGGCTTTGCTTTCGGGATGGTCTATTTCGGGGGTGAACTGGCCCTGCGCGGCTGGACCGTGCGCATTCCCGTGCTTGGTATCCCGCAGACCTTCACCTACCTGCCGGTGGTCATTTCCGGTGCTCTGATGATGCTGTTCTCGCTTGAGCGCCTGCTGGCGCGCGCTGCCGGGGAGCCGGTCGATGAACCGCCAGCCGAACTCGTGACCGAGGCTTGA